A genomic region of Catalinimonas niigatensis contains the following coding sequences:
- a CDS encoding sulfatase — protein sequence MLRIDMRHALKSNIMLKRGICLILCSWMVLLVYAGEHDRPNILLIYADDLGYADLGCYGREYGNTLIDTPYLDQFAKEGVKFTQAYASAPLCSPSRAALLTGKSPARLGFEFVTKYEKDSLKWEDEAWKNQFEDKALVSPPYTLNLPLEEVSLAEALKAEGYTTGMVGKWHVASHYQKYKGWNPTYGPENQGFDWAKETFGAHPYSRENTASAQDKFSIDQLMEEAIHFIQKDHQNPFFLFVSHYYVHTPLDSKNEWLIEKYRKKAGEGVSEERIRYAAFVETLDHYVGQLLKALDEEGLADNTLVMFTSDNGGHPEFAYNRPFRGSKWNLYEGGIRVPLIARWPGVIDKTSHCDYPLVQYDFLPTFLEIANPTAKLKKPIDGISFLPILRGNTNQAVEQDRALIWHFPYYHPEGSLFEEAEADIGTEDGYVSKTYPQSSIRRGRYKLIYFYEEDKHEMYDLIADPSEKSDLSKQRPWDAKALKECLFASLFDMHARFPRKTIK from the coding sequence ATGCTCAGGATAGATATGAGGCACGCATTAAAAAGTAATATCATGTTGAAAAGAGGGATTTGTTTGATCCTCTGTTCCTGGATGGTATTGCTGGTCTATGCCGGTGAGCATGACAGACCCAATATACTGTTGATCTATGCGGATGATCTGGGATATGCGGATTTGGGATGTTACGGAAGAGAATATGGCAACACACTCATTGACACGCCATATCTGGATCAGTTTGCCAAAGAAGGCGTGAAGTTTACCCAGGCTTATGCTTCCGCTCCTCTCTGCTCCCCTTCCAGAGCAGCCTTACTGACCGGAAAAAGTCCGGCGAGATTAGGCTTTGAGTTTGTCACCAAATACGAAAAAGACAGCCTGAAATGGGAAGATGAAGCTTGGAAAAACCAGTTTGAGGATAAAGCACTGGTTTCGCCTCCTTATACCTTAAACCTTCCTCTGGAAGAAGTAAGCCTGGCTGAAGCACTTAAAGCAGAAGGATATACCACAGGAATGGTTGGGAAGTGGCATGTGGCTTCTCATTATCAGAAATACAAAGGGTGGAACCCCACCTACGGACCTGAAAATCAGGGATTTGACTGGGCCAAAGAGACCTTTGGTGCACACCCATACAGTAGAGAAAATACTGCTTCTGCACAGGATAAATTTTCCATAGACCAACTTATGGAAGAGGCGATTCATTTTATTCAGAAAGACCACCAAAACCCCTTTTTTCTATTTGTCAGCCATTACTATGTACATACCCCTCTGGATAGTAAAAATGAGTGGCTTATTGAGAAATACCGCAAAAAAGCGGGCGAAGGCGTATCCGAGGAACGTATCAGGTACGCTGCTTTTGTAGAAACCCTGGATCATTACGTCGGGCAATTACTGAAGGCGCTGGATGAAGAAGGTCTGGCTGACAATACCCTCGTCATGTTTACCTCAGACAATGGCGGACATCCGGAGTTCGCTTACAACCGGCCATTCCGAGGCAGTAAATGGAATTTATATGAAGGGGGTATAAGAGTACCTTTGATAGCACGATGGCCGGGAGTGATAGATAAAACATCACACTGCGATTATCCGCTCGTGCAGTACGATTTTTTACCTACGTTTCTGGAAATTGCCAATCCAACAGCTAAATTGAAGAAACCCATAGATGGTATTTCTTTTTTACCCATATTAAGAGGGAATACCAATCAGGCGGTTGAGCAAGACAGAGCGTTGATCTGGCATTTTCCATACTATCATCCGGAAGGAAGCTTATTTGAAGAGGCCGAAGCGGACATTGGAACCGAAGATGGATATGTGAGCAAAACATATCCTCAGTCTTCCATCAGAAGAGGGCGATATAAACTCATCTACTTTTATGAAGAGGACAAGCATGAAATGTATGACCTTATCGCTGATCCTTCGGAAAAGTCAGATCTTAGCAAACAGCGTCCCTGGGATGCAAAAGCTTTGAAGGAATGCCTCTTTGCCAGCTTATTTGACATGCATGCCAGATTCCCCCGGAAAACAATAAAATAA
- a CDS encoding cupin domain-containing protein translates to MKPHFHKVPIQPQSSYSIRHDINSAFPTVWHYHPEIELHYTIQGEGVRFIGDNISNFSAGEMLLLGENLPHTWRCREEYFRENTEKKVEAMVLHFLPDCLGSDMLCLPEAYLIPKLFEKAKKGLVIKGEAKQKLAQVM, encoded by the coding sequence ATGAAACCTCATTTTCATAAAGTACCTATTCAACCGCAGAGCTCGTATAGCATCAGACATGACATCAATTCTGCATTTCCTACTGTTTGGCACTACCATCCCGAGATTGAGCTTCACTATACCATTCAAGGTGAAGGAGTACGCTTTATCGGGGATAACATCAGCAACTTTTCTGCCGGGGAAATGCTGCTGTTGGGTGAAAATTTGCCCCATACCTGGCGTTGCAGAGAAGAATATTTCCGGGAAAATACAGAGAAAAAAGTAGAGGCGATGGTACTGCACTTTTTGCCGGATTGCCTGGGTAGCGATATGCTTTGTCTGCCCGAAGCGTATTTGATACCCAAACTTTTTGAGAAAGCAAAAAAAGGACTGGTGATTAAGGGTGAGGCCAAGCAAAAACTTGCGCAAGTGATGTAG
- a CDS encoding fucose isomerase, with the protein MDVFHTIPAQAPLIVAESIWQYSHHVLPGLTTHQGPILTLANWNGTWPGLVGMLNLNGSLTKAGIAYSSLWSEHFDDDFFLHNLSEWLTTGKITHDLSHVKSFDMLKIPLGDRQLGRDFAQKLRKKKAIMGVFDEGCMGMYNAIVPDELLHKTGIFKERLSQASIYVAMQQVKDQEAQKVLEWLLEKGMHFAWDESGDGLTKFQTLEQCKMYIAAVRIADAFQCDTIGIQYQLGLKDLTVASDLAEGLLNNEDRPPVFDTAGKELYPKQALPHFNEVDECAGLDSLLTYHLWKAMGMEGENTLHDLRWGQNVEVDGETQFVWVFLISGAAPPAHFIGGYAGASSERQPSMYFHLGGGSLKGISKPGHIVWSRVYVMHDQLHCDLGIGKVVQLSDEETQRRWQLTTSQWPVMHAILEGVSRDQLMARHKSNHIQVIYAKDETKAHQACRVKAAAMEELGIKVHFCGDVDWEGQRFRD; encoded by the coding sequence ATGGATGTTTTTCATACCATTCCTGCCCAAGCACCGCTTATTGTTGCAGAGAGTATCTGGCAATACAGCCATCATGTGTTGCCGGGCCTCACTACCCATCAGGGACCTATTTTAACCTTGGCAAATTGGAATGGAACCTGGCCGGGACTGGTCGGGATGCTGAACCTCAATGGCTCACTCACCAAGGCAGGTATAGCATACAGTAGCCTGTGGAGTGAACATTTTGACGATGATTTCTTTCTCCATAACCTTAGCGAATGGCTTACTACAGGCAAAATCACCCATGATCTAAGTCATGTCAAAAGTTTTGATATGCTTAAAATACCCTTAGGGGATAGGCAGTTAGGAAGAGATTTTGCCCAAAAGCTACGAAAGAAAAAAGCCATCATGGGAGTGTTTGATGAGGGATGTATGGGAATGTACAATGCGATTGTACCGGACGAGCTGCTGCACAAGACAGGTATTTTCAAAGAAAGGCTGAGCCAGGCTTCCATCTATGTTGCCATGCAACAGGTAAAAGACCAGGAAGCTCAGAAAGTGTTGGAATGGCTGTTGGAAAAAGGGATGCACTTTGCCTGGGACGAAAGTGGTGATGGACTTACCAAGTTCCAGACTCTGGAGCAGTGTAAAATGTACATCGCTGCCGTCAGGATAGCAGATGCATTTCAATGCGATACTATTGGCATACAGTATCAGTTAGGATTGAAAGACCTCACCGTTGCCAGCGACCTGGCCGAAGGGCTGTTAAATAATGAAGACCGGCCTCCCGTTTTTGACACTGCTGGAAAAGAGCTATATCCTAAGCAGGCGCTGCCTCACTTTAACGAAGTAGATGAGTGTGCCGGACTGGATAGTCTGCTTACCTATCACCTCTGGAAGGCCATGGGAATGGAAGGGGAGAATACCTTGCATGATTTACGTTGGGGCCAAAATGTTGAAGTAGATGGAGAGACACAGTTTGTTTGGGTTTTTCTGATCTCAGGGGCTGCCCCTCCGGCACATTTCATCGGAGGTTATGCAGGAGCCAGCAGTGAGCGCCAACCCTCCATGTATTTTCATCTGGGTGGGGGAAGTCTGAAAGGTATTAGCAAGCCAGGACACATAGTCTGGAGCAGGGTCTATGTGATGCATGATCAGCTGCACTGCGACCTGGGTATTGGAAAAGTAGTGCAACTTAGTGATGAGGAGACGCAAAGGAGATGGCAGCTGACCACTTCACAATGGCCTGTTATGCATGCTATCTTAGAAGGAGTAAGTCGCGACCAACTGATGGCACGGCATAAGTCCAATCACATACAGGTAATTTATGCAAAAGATGAAACCAAAGCGCATCAGGCGTGCCGTGTGAAAGCTGCAGCCATGGAGGAACTAGGAATCAAAGTGCATTTCTGCGGAGATGTGGACTGGGAAGGTCAGCGTTTTAGAGATTAA
- a CDS encoding FG-GAP repeat domain-containing protein gives MKLTQSGSIFTLTLNPLNCLLYLLILLGYTSCTSQGNIENKENAEVVSEDFTLLTYNNPDLKVDLGVGLWAWPLPLDYDQDGDMDLLVSCPDTPFNGLYFFENDGQTHEGITAFKPPVKIGPSVKNIQLSYVESELKVMSPGVEFQDFRNTLLEAPDRLFDAKILESQHEKIRFSQWKYVDYEGDGDMDLIVGIDEWGDYGWDNAFNEQGNWTNGPLHGYVYLLENVDGNYENRGKLQAAGKPLDVYGAPSPNMYDFDGDGDLDLICGEFLDKLTWFENTGTREKPVFAEGRVLKNDEGVIKMDLEMIIPVGVDWDQDGDMDLVIGDEDGRVALVENTGEVKDHMPVFASAVYFKQQAQNVKFGALVTPYSVDWDQDGDEDLICGNSAGYIAFIENLDGGNPPRWNAPQLLEANGEIIRIMAGDSGSIQGPAESKWGYTTLSVNDWDGDGLPDIIVNSIWGKIEWYKNIGSKNQPKLAAAQPVKVAWEQQAPKPEWNWWNPEENQLSTQWRTTPETVDWNEDGLMDLLMLDHEGYLVWFERFERGGEKLLHPGKRIFYGVNASGFDNKHGVKDSTAGVLRMNVNPYGSSGRRKLAVTDWDGDGDKDILVNSLNVSLMENLGVEDGMVSFSNQGALSETKLAGHTTSPTTVDWDQDGQPELLVGAEDGHLYYMKRK, from the coding sequence ATGAAGCTCACACAATCAGGAAGCATCTTCACACTGACATTAAACCCACTCAATTGCCTGCTGTATCTGCTGATACTGCTGGGCTATACGTCATGTACCAGCCAGGGAAATATTGAGAACAAAGAAAATGCAGAAGTTGTATCAGAAGATTTTACTTTGCTTACTTATAACAACCCCGATCTGAAAGTAGACCTGGGAGTAGGCTTATGGGCCTGGCCCTTGCCGCTGGACTATGATCAGGATGGAGATATGGACCTGCTGGTCTCCTGTCCGGATACACCTTTCAATGGCCTGTACTTTTTTGAGAATGACGGACAAACCCATGAAGGCATCACCGCTTTCAAACCTCCTGTCAAAATCGGTCCATCCGTAAAAAACATACAGCTCTCCTATGTGGAAAGTGAACTCAAAGTAATGTCTCCCGGCGTGGAATTCCAAGATTTCAGAAATACCCTGCTGGAAGCACCGGACAGATTGTTTGATGCCAAAATACTGGAGAGCCAGCATGAGAAAATCCGCTTTAGCCAGTGGAAATATGTGGACTACGAAGGGGATGGCGATATGGACCTCATCGTCGGGATTGATGAATGGGGAGACTATGGCTGGGACAATGCGTTTAATGAGCAAGGCAACTGGACCAACGGTCCGCTGCACGGCTATGTCTACCTGCTGGAAAATGTAGATGGAAACTATGAGAACAGAGGTAAATTGCAGGCCGCAGGTAAGCCCCTGGACGTGTATGGCGCTCCCTCACCCAATATGTATGACTTTGACGGAGACGGTGACCTGGACCTGATCTGTGGAGAGTTTTTGGACAAACTGACCTGGTTTGAAAACACAGGAACAAGAGAAAAACCAGTCTTCGCGGAAGGAAGAGTATTGAAAAACGATGAAGGAGTAATCAAAATGGACCTGGAGATGATCATACCGGTAGGGGTGGACTGGGATCAGGATGGGGATATGGACCTCGTGATAGGAGATGAAGACGGTAGGGTGGCATTGGTAGAGAATACCGGGGAAGTAAAAGACCACATGCCTGTTTTTGCCTCAGCTGTATATTTCAAGCAACAGGCACAAAATGTGAAATTCGGAGCCCTGGTGACGCCCTACAGTGTGGATTGGGATCAGGATGGGGATGAGGACCTGATCTGTGGAAATTCAGCAGGATACATTGCTTTCATTGAAAACCTGGATGGAGGCAATCCACCCCGATGGAATGCCCCCCAATTGTTGGAAGCCAATGGAGAAATCATACGGATCATGGCAGGAGATAGCGGTTCCATACAGGGGCCGGCAGAAAGCAAGTGGGGCTATACCACCTTATCAGTGAATGACTGGGATGGAGATGGATTGCCGGACATCATCGTCAACTCCATCTGGGGTAAGATAGAATGGTACAAGAACATAGGAAGTAAAAATCAACCGAAATTGGCCGCTGCCCAGCCTGTTAAAGTCGCATGGGAACAGCAAGCCCCCAAACCCGAATGGAACTGGTGGAACCCTGAAGAAAATCAACTGTCCACCCAGTGGAGAACCACACCGGAGACGGTAGACTGGAATGAGGATGGTTTGATGGACCTGCTCATGCTGGATCATGAGGGCTATCTGGTTTGGTTTGAGCGCTTTGAAAGAGGAGGAGAGAAGTTATTGCATCCCGGCAAGCGCATCTTTTATGGCGTGAACGCTTCCGGTTTTGATAACAAACATGGGGTGAAAGACAGTACAGCAGGTGTGCTCAGAATGAATGTCAATCCTTACGGGAGCAGCGGCAGAAGAAAACTGGCTGTAACAGACTGGGATGGGGATGGAGACAAAGATATTCTGGTCAACAGCCTGAATGTTTCCCTGATGGAAAATCTGGGAGTGGAGGATGGCATGGTCAGCTTCAGCAACCAAGGCGCATTATCAGAAACAAAACTGGCTGGCCATACCACCAGTCCGACTACAGTAGACTGGGATCAGGATGGCCAACCGGAATTATTAGTAGGTGCTGAAGATGGACACCTTTACTACATGAAAAGAAAGTAG
- a CDS encoding helix-turn-helix domain-containing protein translates to MAEADEVETIASAHAFYQTNEIETQRLDKIYTYTFTHYKNDISLEEIASIANLSVTSFCRYFKQMTKKTYYDFLIEVRISHACRALIEDKMVTEVICFEHGFNNVSNFYRHFKKVMQMTPLEYKKKYLKNA, encoded by the coding sequence TTGGCCGAAGCCGATGAAGTAGAAACCATAGCCTCGGCACATGCCTTTTATCAGACCAATGAAATTGAAACCCAAAGACTGGACAAAATTTACACCTATACTTTTACTCATTACAAAAACGACATCAGTCTGGAAGAAATCGCCTCTATTGCCAACCTTAGCGTGACCTCATTTTGCAGGTATTTTAAGCAGATGACAAAAAAAACCTACTATGATTTTTTGATTGAGGTGCGCATCAGCCATGCATGTAGGGCGCTGATTGAAGACAAGATGGTGACGGAAGTCATCTGTTTTGAACATGGATTCAATAACGTATCTAATTTTTACCGCCATTTTAAAAAAGTAATGCAGATGACTCCCTTAGAGTATAAGAAGAAGTATCTAAAAAATGCATGA
- a CDS encoding SusC/RagA family TonB-linked outer membrane protein, producing the protein MTKRLRNLREKTVGITRQPEVWEKITSFLPKLPAPPFVGIMALCLFFLFSWKESSAYNLSPEKSKANDAIDITGKVTSEEDGEALPGVNILVKGTTIGTVTDVDGNYRINVPDNNAMLVFTSIGFVSEEIAVNNRTEINVQMLPDIKSLSEVVVVGYGTQKKSDLTGAVTSLRSEDFNQGVVTSVDQMIAGKAAGVQVVQNSAEPGGGISINIRGSGSINAGNSPLYVIDGLPIDNSAAVAGVGERFTTSRTTRNPLAALNPADIESIEILKDASATAIYGARGANGVILITTKNGTAGRFKVNYNGYYGAQNIANKIQLLNPEQYRDVMNDIIDEGGGTPDQLVTDIQNGGTDWQDEIYRSSAPVQDHNLSFSGGNEDTQYLLSLNYFSQDGVVKSSSFERYGARLNLRHSEGERFNVGVNLNTNYIRDDFVPFGYALNEHSGAIYAAYNYDPTLSVRDSEGNYTQSRQINVDNPLALVYGKDAISNTYRTFGNVYGEYFILPELSAKINIGGDISNQQRNVYIDRSTIDGFAAGGIGTILSGKKANYLIEGTLSYNKTINNHSISGVLGVTTQKFTTERFSAESRSFPSDATQTYNLELGDPNLDVVTSGKADNRLLSYLGRINYVFQDKYLFTASFRADGSSRFGANNKFGYFPSLALGWKLHEEGFFGSLEEHISTLKVRASWGQTGNQEIGNYQSITTFGTGPLAVFNDTQVATTDPARIANPDLKWETTEQLNVGLDFGILEDRISGGVEWFQKHTYDMLLALPIPRSTGYSSRMTNIGEMKNSGFEFSLTSNNLNGPLSWVSNVALTTVNNEVMDLGGIEQIITGSAGQTSQIGIIEEGQPVYSFYGYQVDGIWQTGDDFDVTMDNVLPGDIKYRDINGDGTVNADDRVILGNSIPDLIWSFGNTFSYKGLELYVFFEGVEGVQMLNQNLVETYFPTGLRRNRYAEPLLNRWTPENPSNVYPSFVRPTAQGEKRVNSTTVEDASYLRLNTVKLSYQLPINTDFISGASVYVTGQNLFTLTDYSGVDPAVNGNGNANFRIDWNPYPLARTYIVGVNLNF; encoded by the coding sequence ATGACTAAAAGATTACGAAATCTGCGTGAAAAAACGGTTGGAATAACCAGACAACCAGAGGTATGGGAGAAAATAACCAGCTTCCTCCCTAAATTGCCTGCCCCTCCCTTTGTAGGTATCATGGCATTGTGCCTTTTCTTTCTTTTTTCCTGGAAGGAGTCCAGCGCATACAATCTGTCGCCAGAAAAAAGCAAAGCAAACGATGCGATTGACATAACAGGTAAAGTCACCTCTGAAGAAGATGGGGAAGCCTTACCGGGGGTCAATATCCTGGTAAAAGGAACTACCATCGGAACGGTTACGGATGTAGACGGAAACTACAGAATCAATGTGCCGGACAATAATGCTATGCTGGTATTCACCTCCATCGGTTTTGTTTCGGAAGAAATAGCTGTGAATAACCGTACCGAGATCAACGTACAGATGCTACCCGACATTAAATCTCTGAGCGAAGTAGTTGTGGTAGGATACGGCACGCAGAAAAAAAGCGACTTAACGGGTGCTGTTACCTCCCTTCGCAGCGAAGATTTTAACCAGGGGGTAGTCACTTCTGTAGATCAGATGATTGCCGGAAAAGCTGCGGGTGTGCAGGTTGTTCAAAACAGTGCTGAGCCGGGTGGAGGAATATCCATCAATATCAGAGGAAGTGGCTCCATCAACGCAGGTAACAGCCCCTTGTATGTCATTGATGGCTTACCCATTGACAATTCTGCTGCCGTGGCCGGAGTAGGGGAGCGCTTTACCACAAGCCGTACGACAAGGAACCCTCTGGCAGCGCTGAATCCGGCGGATATTGAGTCCATTGAAATTCTCAAAGATGCTTCTGCAACAGCTATTTACGGAGCCAGAGGAGCAAATGGCGTCATACTCATCACCACTAAAAATGGTACAGCAGGAAGATTTAAGGTGAATTATAATGGTTATTATGGTGCACAAAATATTGCCAATAAAATTCAGCTGTTGAACCCCGAACAGTACCGTGATGTCATGAATGATATCATTGACGAAGGTGGAGGAACACCTGACCAGTTGGTGACAGATATACAAAATGGAGGAACAGACTGGCAGGATGAGATTTACCGCTCAAGTGCACCAGTGCAGGATCATAATTTATCTTTTTCCGGTGGAAATGAAGATACGCAATATCTGCTTTCCCTGAATTACTTCAGCCAGGATGGTGTGGTGAAAAGCTCTTCTTTTGAGCGTTATGGTGCCCGCCTGAATCTGCGTCATTCGGAAGGAGAAAGATTCAATGTAGGTGTGAATTTAAATACCAATTACATACGCGATGATTTTGTTCCCTTTGGCTATGCCTTAAACGAACACTCTGGTGCTATATACGCTGCGTACAATTATGATCCGACACTGTCCGTAAGGGATAGCGAAGGCAACTATACGCAGTCGCGCCAGATCAATGTAGACAACCCATTGGCGTTGGTCTACGGCAAAGATGCGATTTCCAATACCTACCGTACTTTCGGTAATGTGTATGGAGAGTACTTTATTCTCCCTGAGCTTTCTGCTAAAATCAATATCGGAGGGGATATTTCTAACCAACAAAGGAATGTATACATAGACCGCAGTACCATTGATGGCTTTGCCGCCGGAGGTATCGGAACCATCCTGAGCGGTAAAAAGGCTAATTATCTCATAGAAGGAACCTTGTCATATAACAAAACAATCAATAACCACAGCATCAGCGGTGTGTTAGGGGTAACCACCCAGAAATTTACTACCGAACGCTTCTCAGCGGAATCGCGAAGTTTCCCTTCAGACGCAACCCAGACCTATAACCTGGAACTGGGTGATCCTAACCTGGATGTTGTTACCAGTGGCAAGGCGGATAACCGTTTGTTATCTTATCTGGGAAGGATCAATTATGTTTTCCAGGACAAATACCTGTTTACTGCTTCTTTCCGTGCAGATGGCTCATCAAGATTCGGTGCTAACAACAAGTTTGGTTACTTCCCATCCCTGGCATTGGGATGGAAGCTGCATGAGGAAGGTTTTTTTGGTTCTTTAGAAGAGCATATCAGTACACTGAAGGTTAGGGCAAGCTGGGGGCAAACCGGTAATCAGGAAATTGGTAACTACCAGTCAATCACTACTTTTGGAACCGGTCCGCTGGCCGTATTCAATGATACTCAGGTTGCCACGACAGACCCTGCCCGCATTGCCAATCCAGACCTCAAATGGGAGACTACAGAGCAGCTCAATGTGGGCCTGGATTTTGGCATACTGGAAGACCGCATATCAGGAGGAGTAGAGTGGTTTCAAAAGCATACCTATGATATGCTGCTGGCATTGCCCATTCCCCGTTCTACCGGTTACAGTTCCAGAATGACAAACATTGGGGAGATGAAAAATTCCGGTTTTGAATTTTCACTCACTTCCAACAATCTGAACGGCCCGCTGTCATGGGTTTCAAATGTGGCACTGACTACCGTGAACAATGAAGTCATGGACCTGGGTGGAATTGAACAAATCATCACCGGAAGTGCGGGACAGACTTCACAGATCGGTATCATTGAAGAAGGGCAGCCGGTCTATTCCTTTTACGGATATCAGGTAGATGGCATCTGGCAAACCGGCGATGATTTTGATGTGACTATGGACAACGTGCTGCCCGGAGATATCAAATACCGGGACATAAATGGCGATGGTACGGTAAACGCAGATGACAGGGTCATTCTTGGTAATTCTATACCTGACCTTATCTGGTCGTTTGGCAACACCTTCAGCTACAAAGGACTAGAGTTGTACGTGTTTTTTGAAGGTGTTGAAGGAGTGCAAATGCTCAACCAGAACCTGGTGGAAACCTATTTCCCTACAGGTTTGAGAAGAAACCGCTACGCGGAACCTTTGCTTAATCGCTGGACACCGGAAAATCCCAGTAATGTGTACCCCTCATTTGTACGTCCTACTGCCCAGGGTGAAAAGAGGGTGAATTCCACTACGGTTGAGGATGCTTCCTACTTAAGGCTTAATACGGTGAAGTTATCCTATCAGCTCCCCATAAATACCGATTTTATATCCGGAGCATCGGTTTATGTAACAGGTCAGAACCTGTTTACCCTTACCGATTATTCAGGAGTTGACCCGGCCGTTAACGGAAATGGAAATGCCAATTTCAGAATAGACTGGAATCCCTATCCTTTGGCAAGAACCTATATTGTAGGAGTGAATCTCAACTTTTAA
- a CDS encoding RagB/SusD family nutrient uptake outer membrane protein: MKAIRYIQCMCIALSVLFISCEDVLEENVYDQLAPENFLTNTEGMESVMGAAYAATANMRVNNSIYTFAQMEWTTDIMWQTGDGVNATAVQYINFTWDPTVGLLRGENWDWPYQGIRNANIILDNMETLEATDSIKTLYAAEARFLRVINYYKMYLNFGPVPLRTSTAEPLQLPRASEEEMLSFIENEWLNVIPDLPNPGDEVAYGRAHKAAAQGYLAEFYMNTRQWNNAAEMTATIINQWDYSLFPEYEDLFKVENERNAELIWVRPAKSSADRYTANSWMNAAYPPDFAKDPRTGLEFKSAWRNWPNEFRILDDFYNSFDPEDERRTLILTEYINTAGDTISLLNEDNTRSFKFWPDPEGANASYGNDIPEIRYADILLLRAEALNEINGPNQESIDLINMVRERAGLEGIQLANFSGQESLRNHILQERGWEFYSEGKRRNDLIRMGQYISNAQARGITNAQAFHVRFPIPLDVMDSNPELVQNEGY; encoded by the coding sequence ATGAAAGCAATCAGATATATCCAATGTATGTGCATCGCGCTGTCGGTGTTGTTCATCAGCTGTGAAGATGTGCTGGAGGAGAATGTGTACGACCAGCTTGCCCCGGAAAACTTTTTGACCAATACGGAAGGGATGGAGTCCGTAATGGGAGCTGCCTATGCTGCTACCGCCAACATGCGGGTAAATAACTCCATCTATACCTTCGCCCAGATGGAATGGACGACCGACATCATGTGGCAAACCGGTGACGGTGTAAATGCTACGGCTGTGCAGTACATCAATTTCACATGGGATCCCACGGTAGGTTTGCTGAGAGGCGAAAACTGGGATTGGCCTTATCAGGGAATCCGGAATGCCAATATCATTCTGGATAATATGGAAACCCTGGAAGCTACCGACTCCATCAAAACTTTGTATGCTGCTGAAGCAAGGTTTTTAAGAGTCATCAATTACTACAAAATGTACCTCAACTTTGGTCCGGTGCCTTTAAGAACAAGTACAGCGGAACCGCTGCAACTCCCAAGGGCTTCGGAGGAAGAGATGCTTAGCTTTATTGAAAATGAGTGGCTGAATGTGATTCCTGACTTACCCAACCCGGGCGATGAAGTGGCGTATGGCAGAGCGCATAAGGCGGCTGCACAGGGGTATCTGGCAGAGTTTTATATGAACACCAGGCAGTGGAACAATGCTGCGGAGATGACAGCAACCATTATAAACCAGTGGGATTACAGCCTTTTCCCGGAATATGAAGACCTGTTCAAAGTAGAAAACGAAAGAAATGCCGAACTGATCTGGGTGAGGCCTGCCAAATCCAGTGCCGACCGGTACACAGCCAACAGCTGGATGAACGCTGCCTATCCACCGGATTTTGCCAAAGACCCCAGAACCGGTCTGGAATTTAAAAGCGCCTGGAGAAATTGGCCCAATGAATTCAGAATACTGGATGACTTTTATAACTCATTTGATCCTGAAGATGAAAGAAGAACACTGATACTGACAGAATACATCAATACTGCCGGTGATACCATTTCTCTGTTAAACGAAGACAATACAAGGTCTTTTAAGTTCTGGCCTGATCCTGAAGGTGCCAATGCTTCCTATGGTAATGATATACCTGAAATCAGATATGCAGATATTTTGCTTCTGAGGGCAGAGGCTTTAAACGAAATCAACGGACCCAATCAAGAATCCATAGACCTGATCAATATGGTTAGAGAAAGGGCTGGACTTGAGGGTATACAACTGGCTAATTTCTCCGGACAGGAAAGCCTGAGAAACCATATTTTGCAGGAAAGAGGATGGGAGTTTTATTCTGAAGGAAAAAGAAGAAATGACCTGATCAGAATGGGTCAGTATATTTCCAATGCCCAGGCCCGGGGAATAACCAACGCGCAGGCTTTTCATGTCAGGTTTCCTATTCCGCTGGATGTGATGGATTCCAACCCCGAACTGGTACAGAACGAAGGCTATTGA